A stretch of Oncorhynchus mykiss isolate Arlee chromosome 12, USDA_OmykA_1.1, whole genome shotgun sequence DNA encodes these proteins:
- the LOC110537256 gene encoding A-kinase anchor protein 1, mitochondrial isoform X3: protein MVQRLHSVLTLYLSGVLAFLGLWWYTYRKKEYHLTDKDDANDETTADQEHLSSPRDVGNCVVENGHSTGMHLDGHAVREWSLVEQELVDITNTPAAAEQGIVPLCQSQPEVRVVAADGLISGLVTAAVKPVYESTESSAQVFLETAAEGGPEQDLELHGWCSHCVPSAMRATSHESTCSLSICDLGSGKSKSVCESAGLNQPPQSETLEDITNSTLNLEPAEEEEVVRLEPAEEEVVRLEPAEEGVVRLEPAEEGGVRLEPAEEGVVRLEPAEEGVVRLEPAEEGVVRLEPAEEGVVRLEPAEEGVVRLEPAEEGVVRLEPAEEGVVRLEPAEEGVVRLEPAEEGVVRLEPAEEGVVRLEPAEEGVVRLEPAEEGVVRLEPAEEGVVRLEPAEEGVVRLEPAEEGVVRLEPAEEGVVRLEPAEEEVVRLEPAEEEVVRLEPAEEEVVRLEPAEEEVVRLEPAEEEVVRLEPAEEEEVVRLEPEGDILSAVEEPTCKSSLQADTCLASPSHLITSQVSASKQPLGILRSPQKKESEECKLSRINTAEINQLVSGLITDVVSAAVSQFLKEKTQLGHSVSPLNSGDPCKAPDHISMANSEPEHEMPPLFQEDPCSTTGRENISSSPIVLEDVKHDHSSRAEIETEKIKPAEEDSAVGDSGSSSGQIEKVSSGKELSTSMSPQPPRGPAEGLGATSMFLTNGWWMANVPGSGVNRMDCVDGYCQHEARDNKHSSPSLPSQLLNTNQAIEKYNQSHNSSQSPTVWEVEVPKHFVGRLIGKKGRHVNYLKETSGAKVFITALPYTQEFQICHIEGSEEQVDCALELIRKKFKDLDVTNCYVQPPVASLPSLSITSWLLLPHRVTVEVMVIQVASGNCVFLQQHKHPTFHALCSLDQNMSLCYSHPGCPPLPAPVEVGVICAAQMPEGAWWRAQVMGHHEETMVELRYVDYGGYDIVKMDTLRQIRSDFVALPFQGPEVILENIAPIPDFSAAAKSALEEMTRGLALLAQVTNGHTSGIPLVQIWRTEGEELVSVNRAMVDNGLCSWVDSP from the exons ATGGTGCAGAGGCTTCACTCCGTTCTGACCCTCTACCTGTCAGGAGTGTTGGCTTTCCTAGGCCTGTGGTGGTACACCTATCGGAAGAAAGAATACCACCTCACTGACAAGGATGACGCAAATGATGAGACGACCGCAGACCAGGAGCACCTGTCCTCCCCCAGAGACGTAGGTAACTGTGTTGTGGAGAACGGCCACTCGACTGGGATGCATCTGGACGGGCACGCAGTGAGGGAGTGGTCATTAGTGGAACAGGAGCTTGTTGATATTACAAACACCCCAGCAGCAGCAGAGCAGGGTATAGTCCCACTCTGCCAATCACAACCTGAGGTAAGGGTTGTGGCTGCAGACGGTCTCATTAGTGGCCTGGTTACTGCTGCCGTGAAGCCTGTTTACGAGAGCACTGAGTCTTCAGCTCAAGTGTTCCTAGAGACTGCAGCTGAGGGTGGACCTGAGCAGGATCTAGAATTGCATGGCTGGTGTTCCCATTGTGTGCCATCAGCCATGCGTGCCACCAGTCATGAGTCAACTTGCTCCTTATCAATCTGTGACCTAGGCTCTGGTAAATCTAAGTCCGTCTGTGAAAGTGCAGGTTTAAATCAACCACCACAGTCTGAGACACTGGAGGACATTACAAACAGTACTTTGAACCTGGAGCCCGCAGAGGAG GAGGAGGTGGTTAGACTGGAGCCTGCAGAGGAGGAGGTGGTTAGACTGGAGCCTGCAGAGGAGGGGGTGGTTAGACTGGAGCCTGCAGAGGAGGGGGGGGTTAGACTGGAGCCTGCAGAGGAGGGGGTGGTTAGACTGGAGCCTGCAGAGGAGGGTGTGGTTAGACTGGAGCCTGCAGAGGAGGGGGTGGTTAGACTGGAGCCTGCAGAGGAGGGGGTGGTTAGACTGGAGCCTGCAGAGGAGGGGGTGGTTAGACTGGAGCCTGCAGAGGAGGGGGTGGTTAGACTGGAGCCTGCAGAGGAGGGGGTGGTTAGACTGGAGCCTGCAGAGGAGGGGGTGGTTAGACTGGAGCCTGCAGAGGAGGGGGTGGTTAGACTGGAGCCTGCAGAGGAGGGGGTGGTTAGACTGGAGCCTGCAGAGGAGGGGGTGGTTAGACTGGAGCCTGCAGAGGAGGGGGTGGTTAGACTGGAGCCTGCAGAGGAGGGGGTGGTTAGACTGGAGCCTGCAGAGGAGGGGGTGGTTAGACTGGAGCCTGCAGAGGAGGGGGTGGTTAGACTGGAGCCTGCAGAGGAGGGGGTGGTTAGACTGGAGCCTGCAGAGGAGGAGGTGGTTAGACTGGAGCCTGCAGAGGAGGAGGTGGTTAGACTGGAGCCTGCAGAGGAGGAGGTGGTTAGACTGGAGCCTGCAGAGGAGGAGGTGGTTAGACTGGAGCCTGCAGAGGAGGAGGTGGTTAGACTGGAGCCtgcagaggaggaagaggttgTTAGACTGGAGCCAGAGGGAGACATCCTGTCTGCCGTGGAAGAACCAACCTGTAAGTCAAGTCTACAGGCTGACACCTGTCTGGCTTCCCCCAGCCACCTTATAACCAGTCAGGTGTCTGCCTCAAAGCAGCCATTGGGAATTTTGAGGTCACCTCAGAAGAAAGAGTCTGAGGAATGTAAACTCAGCAGGATCAACACAGCAGAAATTAACCAGCTGGTGTCAGGTCTCATCACTGATGTGGTCTCCGCAGCAGTGAGTCAATTCCTGAAGGAAAAGACCCAGCTAGGACATAGTGTTAGTCCTCTCAATAGCGGGGACCCCTGCAAAGCCCCAGACCACATCTCAATGGCTAACAGTGAACCTGAGCATGAGATGCCACCTCTATTCCAAGAGGATCCGTGTTCAACAACCGGCAGAGAGAACATCAGTTCATCTCCTATAGTTCTGGAGGACGTGAAACACGACCACAGCAGTAGAGCTGAGATTGAGACGGAGAAGATCAAGCCAGCAGAAGAAGATTCTGCAGTAGGTGATTCTGGATCCAGCTCTGGTCAGATCGAAAAGGTCTCCAGTGGCAAGGAGTTGAGCACCAGTATGAGCCCGCAACCACCCAGAGGACCTGCTGAAGGACTGGGGGCCACCAGCATGTTCCTCACTAACGGTTGGTGGATGGCGAATGTTCCAG GCTCTGGTGTGAACCGCATGGACTGTGTAGACGGTTACTGTCAACATGAAGCCAGGGACAACAAGCATAGCAGTCCCAGTCTACCAAGTCAGCTACTGAACACCAATCAGGCAATTGAAAAATACAACCAAAGTCACAACAGCAGCCAGTCACCGACTGTTTGGGAGGTAGAGGTGCCAAAG CATTTTGTTGGTAGATTGATTGGGAAGAAGGGGCGACATGTGAACTACCTGAAGGAGACGTCTGGAGCTAAGGTCTTCATCACCGCCCTACCTTACACCCAGGAGTTCCAGATCTGCCACATAGAGG GGTCAGAGGAACAGGTGGATTGTGCTCTGGAGCTGATCAGGAAAAAGTTCAAAGATCTAGATGTGACCAACTGTTACGTCCAACCTCCAGTGGCcagccttccctctctctccatcacatcCTGG CTGCTGCTTCCCCATAGGGTTACAGTTGAGGTAATGGTGATCCAGGTAGCATCTGGGAACTGTGTGTTCCTCCAGCAGCACAAACACCCCACCTTCCATGCTCTCTGCAGTCTGGACCAAAATATGAGCCTGTGCTACTCTCACCCAGGGTGCCCTCCCCTGCCGGCCCCAGTGGAAG TTGGAGTGATCTGTGCTGCCCAGATGCCTGAGGGAGCCTGGTGGAGAGCGCAGGTGATGGGTCACCATGAAGAAACCATGGTGGAACTCCGCTATGTGGACTATGGAGGCTATGATATAGTGAAGATGGACACCCTCCGCCAGATCAG